From a region of the Streptomyces caniferus genome:
- a CDS encoding replication-associated recombination protein A gives MEPDLFTAAAEDRQEKDPAGSPLAVRMRPRTLDEVVGQQHLLKPGSPLRRLVGEGNGGPAGPSSVFLWGPPGIGKTTLAYVVSQATNKRFVELSAITAGVKEVRAVIDGARRASGGFGKETVLFLDEIHRFSKAQQDSLLPAVENRWVTLIAATTENPYFSVISPLLSRSLLLTLEPLTDDDLRGLLRRALTDARGLAGAVTLPEDTEGHLLRIAGGDARRALTALEAGAGSALAKGEKEVTLRTLEESVDRAAVKYDRDGDQHYDVASALIKSIRGSDVDAALHYLARMIEAGEDPRFIARRLMISASEDIGLADPTALQTAVAAAQAVAMIGFPEARITLSQATIALALAPKSNAAYMAIDAALADVRAGQAGAVPPHLRDSHYKGAQKLGHGQGYQYPHDLPGGIAAQQYAPDEVHGKRYYEPTRHGAEARYADVVERVRVRLRSASGEGAAE, from the coding sequence GTGGAGCCCGACCTGTTCACCGCCGCTGCCGAAGACCGTCAGGAGAAGGACCCCGCGGGGTCCCCGCTCGCCGTGCGGATGCGTCCGCGCACCCTCGACGAAGTCGTGGGCCAGCAGCATCTCCTCAAGCCGGGATCGCCGTTGCGCCGGCTGGTCGGTGAGGGCAACGGAGGGCCGGCGGGGCCGTCGTCGGTGTTCCTGTGGGGTCCGCCGGGCATCGGCAAGACGACCCTCGCGTACGTCGTCAGCCAGGCGACGAACAAGCGCTTCGTGGAGCTCTCCGCGATCACGGCGGGCGTCAAGGAGGTCCGCGCGGTGATCGACGGCGCCCGGCGCGCCTCGGGCGGCTTCGGCAAGGAGACCGTGCTCTTCCTGGACGAGATCCACCGCTTCAGCAAGGCCCAGCAGGATTCCCTGCTGCCCGCCGTGGAGAACCGCTGGGTCACCCTGATCGCCGCGACGACCGAGAATCCGTACTTCTCGGTGATCTCGCCGCTGCTGTCCCGCTCCCTGCTGCTGACCCTCGAACCTCTCACGGACGACGATCTGCGCGGGCTGCTGCGCCGCGCGCTGACCGATGCGCGCGGGCTGGCGGGCGCGGTCACCCTCCCCGAGGACACCGAGGGGCATCTGCTGCGGATCGCCGGCGGCGACGCCCGGCGGGCGCTGACGGCCCTGGAGGCCGGTGCCGGCTCCGCGCTGGCCAAGGGGGAGAAGGAGGTCACCCTCCGGACGCTGGAGGAGTCCGTCGACCGGGCCGCGGTGAAGTACGACCGGGACGGCGACCAGCACTACGACGTCGCCAGCGCGCTGATCAAGTCCATCCGGGGCTCGGACGTCGATGCCGCGCTGCATTACCTCGCGCGCATGATCGAGGCGGGGGAGGACCCGCGCTTCATCGCCCGCCGGCTGATGATCTCGGCGAGCGAGGACATCGGCCTGGCCGATCCGACGGCCCTGCAGACCGCGGTGGCCGCCGCCCAGGCCGTGGCGATGATCGGCTTCCCGGAGGCCCGGATCACGCTGAGCCAGGCCACCATCGCGCTCGCCCTGGCCCCGAAGTCGAACGCCGCCTATATGGCGATCGACGCCGCCCTGGCGGACGTCCGGGCCGGTCAGGCGGGCGCGGTACCGCCGCATCTGCGCGACAGTCATTACAAGGGCGCACAGAAGCTCGGCCACGGCCAGGGCTATCAGTACCCGCACGACCTCCCGGGCGGTATCGCGGCCCAGCAGTACGCGCCTGACGAGGTGCACGGCAAGCGGTACTACGAGCCCACCCGCCACGGTGCGGAGGCGCGCTACGCCGACGTGGTCGAGCGCGTCCGCGTCCGCCTGCGCTCGGCCTCCGGCGAGGGTGCCGCCGAATAG
- the hisS gene encoding histidine--tRNA ligase, with the protein MSTFKAPKGTYDLIPPQSATYLAVREAISAPLRNSGYGYIETPGFENVELFARGVGESTDIVTKEMYAFETKGGDQLALRPEGTASVLRAALEANLHKAGNLPVKLWYSGSYYRYERPQKGRYRHFSQVGAEAIGAEDPALDAELIILADQAYRALGLRNFRILLNSLGDKECRPVYRAVLQDFLRGLDLDEDTRRRVDINPLRVLDDKREAVQKQLDGAPKLRDYLCEACKAYHEQVRELLTAAGVAFEDDEKLVRGLDYYTRTTFEFVHDGLGSQSAVGGGGRYDGLSEMIGGPALPSVGWALGVDRTVLALEAEGVTLDIPAATAVYAVPLGEEARRVLFGVVTELRRAGVATDFAFGGKGLKNAMKSANRSGARLALVAGERDLAEGVVQLKDLESGEQTAVALDGVAAEVRRTLG; encoded by the coding sequence GTGAGCACCTTCAAGGCCCCCAAGGGCACGTACGACCTGATTCCGCCGCAGTCCGCCACCTATCTCGCGGTGCGCGAGGCGATCTCCGCGCCGCTGAGGAACTCCGGGTACGGCTACATCGAGACGCCCGGCTTCGAGAACGTCGAGCTGTTCGCGCGCGGGGTCGGCGAGTCCACCGACATCGTGACCAAGGAGATGTACGCCTTCGAGACCAAGGGCGGCGACCAGCTGGCGCTGCGCCCCGAGGGCACCGCGTCCGTGCTGCGCGCCGCGCTGGAGGCGAACCTCCACAAGGCGGGCAACCTCCCCGTCAAGCTCTGGTACTCCGGCTCGTACTACCGCTACGAGCGTCCGCAGAAGGGCCGTTACCGCCACTTCTCCCAGGTCGGCGCCGAGGCCATCGGTGCCGAGGACCCGGCGCTGGACGCCGAGTTGATCATTCTGGCCGACCAGGCCTACCGCGCGCTGGGCCTGCGGAACTTCCGCATCCTGCTCAACTCCCTGGGCGACAAGGAGTGCCGCCCCGTCTACCGCGCCGTGCTGCAGGACTTCCTGCGGGGGCTCGACCTGGACGAGGACACCCGGCGCCGGGTCGATATCAACCCGCTGCGCGTCCTGGACGACAAGCGCGAGGCGGTGCAGAAGCAGCTCGACGGGGCGCCCAAGCTCCGCGACTACCTCTGCGAGGCCTGCAAGGCGTACCACGAGCAGGTGCGCGAGCTGCTGACCGCGGCGGGCGTGGCCTTCGAGGACGACGAGAAGCTGGTGCGCGGCCTGGACTACTACACCCGCACCACCTTCGAGTTCGTCCACGACGGCCTGGGCTCGCAGTCCGCGGTGGGCGGCGGCGGCCGCTACGACGGCCTCTCGGAGATGATCGGCGGCCCCGCGCTGCCGTCCGTGGGCTGGGCACTGGGCGTCGACCGCACGGTCCTGGCCCTGGAGGCGGAGGGCGTCACGCTCGACATCCCCGCCGCCACGGCCGTGTACGCCGTCCCGCTCGGCGAGGAGGCCCGCCGGGTGCTGTTCGGCGTGGTCACCGAGTTGCGCCGGGCCGGTGTCGCCACCGACTTCGCGTTCGGCGGCAAGGGCCTGAAGAACGCCATGAAGTCCGCCAACCGCTCCGGCGCGCGGCTGGCGCTCGTCGCGGGCGAGCGGGACCTGGCCGAGGGCGTCGTCCAGCTCAAGGACCTGGAGAGCGGCGAGCAGACCGCGGTGGCGCTGGACGGCGTGGCCGCGGAGGTCCGGCGCACGCTGGGCTGA
- a CDS encoding DUF2470 domain-containing protein, giving the protein MASLSVPGVEDPDESGLSAPVCRTVTPGGDVLLLVPGDSAAARAAAHAQDDDVTAVMEITDVAPVSVPHRIRGRAWVAGWLTPVRNEQRAEAAMLLAERHPVGELLGIGEALQPDPGPGLYGRTAWMMLRLEVGEGAVDDLWGAEPVEPDEFAAVAPDPLAAHEAELLQHLHTAHSEQVRGLCALLGDRGQACGLRDRAVPVGLDRFGLRVRFTDAEQRSFDARFDFPEPVRDVTELRRAMHLLFEAAAE; this is encoded by the coding sequence ATGGCGTCTTTGAGTGTCCCCGGCGTGGAGGACCCCGACGAATCCGGTCTCTCGGCTCCCGTCTGCCGCACCGTGACACCCGGTGGAGACGTGCTGTTGCTGGTTCCAGGGGACTCTGCGGCGGCTCGGGCGGCCGCACACGCACAGGACGACGACGTCACAGCCGTGATGGAGATCACGGACGTCGCGCCCGTTTCGGTGCCTCATCGCATCCGCGGACGGGCCTGGGTGGCCGGCTGGCTGACCCCCGTACGCAATGAGCAGCGCGCCGAGGCGGCGATGCTGCTCGCGGAGCGGCACCCGGTCGGCGAGCTGCTCGGCATCGGAGAGGCGCTGCAGCCGGACCCGGGACCGGGCCTGTACGGGCGGACCGCCTGGATGATGCTGCGCCTGGAGGTCGGCGAGGGCGCGGTGGATGATCTGTGGGGCGCCGAACCCGTCGAGCCCGACGAGTTCGCCGCCGTGGCCCCCGACCCGCTGGCGGCCCACGAGGCGGAGCTGCTGCAGCATCTGCACACGGCGCACAGCGAGCAGGTGCGCGGGCTGTGTGCCCTGCTGGGCGACCGCGGGCAGGCCTGCGGACTGCGCGACCGGGCGGTGCCGGTGGGCCTGGACCGCTTCGGGCTGCGGGTCCGCTTCACGGACGCCGAGCAGCGGTCCTTCGACGCGCGGTTCGACTTCCCCGAGCCCGTACGGGACGTGACGGAGCTGCGCCGGGCGATGCATCTGCTCTTCGAGGCGGCGGCGGAGTAG
- a CDS encoding DUF948 domain-containing protein, which yields MSGGEVAGILVAVFWAILVSFLALVLVRLAQTLKATTKMVAEVSEQAVPLLADASATVRSAHTQLARVDAIAADVQEVTANASALSSTVSSAFGGPLVKVAAFGYGVRSAIGKKGEAAPAARAQRTVVPGRILPGARRGGRRNRRSKD from the coding sequence GTGTCCGGTGGAGAGGTGGCCGGGATCCTCGTGGCCGTCTTCTGGGCCATCCTTGTGTCGTTCCTCGCCCTCGTGCTGGTGAGACTCGCGCAGACCCTCAAGGCGACCACCAAGATGGTGGCCGAGGTGTCCGAACAAGCCGTGCCGCTCCTCGCCGACGCCTCCGCGACCGTCCGCTCCGCGCACACCCAGCTGGCCCGCGTCGACGCCATCGCCGCCGACGTCCAGGAGGTCACCGCCAACGCCTCCGCGCTCTCCTCGACCGTGTCCTCCGCCTTCGGGGGCCCGCTGGTCAAGGTGGCGGCGTTCGGCTACGGCGTGCGCAGCGCGATCGGCAAGAAGGGCGAGGCAGCCCCCGCCGCGCGCGCACAGCGCACCGTCGTCCCCGGCCGCATCCTGCCCGGCGCCCGCCGCGGCGGGCGCCGCAACCGTCGCTCCAAGGACTGA
- a CDS encoding DUF6167 family protein yields MFRRAFWFTTGAAAGVWATNKVHRKLRKLQPDSLAAQAADKAVETGHRLRQFALDVRTGMSDREEQLHEALGLGETGEVRELPAPRRAVLEPQYRTTRTTGHTGLTGPTGNEDH; encoded by the coding sequence ATGTTCCGCCGCGCATTCTGGTTCACCACCGGCGCCGCCGCCGGCGTGTGGGCCACCAACAAGGTCCACCGCAAGCTGCGCAAGCTGCAGCCCGACAGTCTCGCCGCCCAGGCCGCGGACAAGGCCGTCGAGACCGGACACCGGCTGCGCCAATTTGCATTGGACGTACGGACCGGAATGTCGGACCGTGAAGAGCAGTTGCACGAGGCACTGGGCCTCGGCGAGACGGGCGAGGTGCGCGAGCTGCCCGCCCCGCGCCGCGCGGTGCTCGAACCGCAGTACCGCACCACGAGAACAACCGGACACACCGGTCTGACCGGACCGACTGGAAATGAGGACCACTGA
- a CDS encoding vitamin K epoxide reductase family protein produces MTTTALDDVSTDDDHANGAGTIGSGRGLALLLVITGALGILAAWIITLDKFELLKDPSFKPACSLNPIISCTNVMQSKQAEVFGFPNPMAGLVGFGVVIAIGMALLAGARFRRWYWIGLNIGTGLAAVFCMWLMSQSLYSINSLCLWCTLTWCVTILMFWYTTAHNIKHGIIPAPEGLRGVVVEFHWVVPVLWYGVIAVLILTKWWSFWSTLI; encoded by the coding sequence ATGACGACGACAGCGCTTGACGACGTGTCCACCGACGACGACCACGCGAACGGCGCGGGCACCATCGGTTCCGGCCGCGGCCTCGCGCTGCTCCTGGTCATCACCGGCGCGCTGGGCATCCTCGCGGCCTGGATCATCACCCTGGACAAGTTCGAGCTGCTGAAGGACCCGAGCTTCAAGCCCGCCTGCAGTCTCAACCCGATCATCTCCTGCACCAACGTCATGCAGAGCAAGCAGGCGGAAGTCTTCGGCTTCCCGAACCCGATGGCCGGACTGGTCGGCTTCGGCGTGGTCATCGCGATCGGCATGGCCCTGCTGGCCGGCGCCCGCTTCCGCCGCTGGTACTGGATCGGCCTGAACATCGGCACCGGCCTCGCCGCGGTCTTCTGCATGTGGCTGATGTCCCAGTCGCTGTACAGCATCAACTCGCTGTGCCTGTGGTGCACGCTGACCTGGTGCGTCACCATCCTGATGTTCTGGTACACCACCGCGCACAACATCAAGCACGGCATCATCCCGGCTCCCGAGGGGCTGCGCGGCGTGGTGGTGGAGTTCCACTGGGTCGTGCCCGTGCTCTGGTACGGCGTGATCGCGGTGCTGATCCTCACCAAGTGGTGGTCGTTCTGGAGCACGCTGATCTAG
- a CDS encoding ATP-binding protein, protein MRRLTRPGPVFRPSPMHLRTPERPGNLPAELNGFIGRHDELAALARQLESARLVTLTGLGGIGKSRLARQGAAILQDRFCDGAWLVELAALREPHLLDHAVAEALGVADHSGRPVRAALCDHLADRELLLVLDGYEHLVDACAELTGQLLRRAPGLRVLAAGRRPLGLDGERNMPLPPMNTADATALFADRAACVVAGFTVEPSDEPVVTELCDRLDRIPLALELAAGRLRALSVSQVLHRLDDRFRLLTGTRPRCSAEPAAPPPLPAPLEPGDAPAQGGPPPRHQTLRTAIGWSHELCTPGERLLWARLSVFAGQFDLEAVEYVCSGPELPAGELLDVLAELVTQSVLVREETASGVRYRMLDTVRAYGAGWLAATPDGDRLRRRHRDWYLGLATWCELDWFSSRQAEIAARIEAELPNLRVALEQSLESPTETHLGQYLAGTLWFYWVGCGRLSEGRHWLDRALELESNHDEARLKALWVAGYVAVIQGDTVGALGALQECRDGAERTGNATAAAYALHRTGCLALVSDDLPRAEKLLRAALLRYREIGELNSNVLMGQVELAMALAFQGGLADAVRLCEEVMEVCEEHGERWTLAYAQYVLAFAAWTRGDGERARGLLEECLAIDHTFHDLLGAVLAIELLALVTLGEGDAEEAAVLQGAAGRIWPSVGLPLFGSRHFNQPHARCEEQARERLGAERYEHFRRAGERLGLDAAVARILRPAGRLPAQRPTVRLAAPDTNEPAASPSASGGETAG, encoded by the coding sequence ATGCGACGCCTCACGCGCCCCGGCCCTGTCTTCCGCCCTTCCCCGATGCATCTGCGGACGCCGGAGCGGCCCGGGAACCTTCCCGCGGAGCTCAACGGCTTCATCGGGCGCCACGACGAACTGGCCGCCCTGGCGCGACAGCTGGAATCCGCCCGGCTGGTGACGCTCACCGGCCTCGGCGGCATCGGCAAATCGCGGCTTGCCCGCCAGGGCGCAGCGATCTTGCAGGATCGCTTCTGCGACGGGGCGTGGCTGGTCGAGCTGGCCGCCCTGCGCGAGCCGCACCTCCTGGACCACGCGGTCGCCGAGGCACTGGGGGTGGCCGACCACAGCGGCCGCCCGGTGCGCGCCGCGCTCTGCGACCACCTCGCCGACCGCGAACTGCTCCTGGTCCTGGACGGCTACGAGCACCTGGTCGACGCCTGCGCCGAGCTGACCGGGCAGTTGCTGCGCCGCGCCCCCGGGCTGCGGGTCCTGGCCGCCGGCCGGCGGCCGCTCGGGCTCGACGGCGAGCGGAACATGCCGCTGCCGCCGATGAACACCGCCGATGCCACCGCCCTGTTCGCCGACCGCGCCGCCTGCGTCGTCGCCGGGTTCACCGTCGAACCCTCCGACGAGCCGGTGGTCACCGAGCTCTGCGACCGTCTCGACCGCATTCCGCTCGCCCTGGAGCTGGCCGCCGGCCGGCTGCGCGCCCTGTCCGTGTCCCAGGTGCTGCACCGGCTCGACGACCGCTTCCGGCTGCTGACCGGCACCCGCCCGCGGTGTTCCGCCGAACCCGCGGCCCCTCCTCCGCTCCCGGCTCCGCTCGAACCGGGAGACGCTCCCGCGCAGGGCGGGCCGCCACCCCGCCACCAGACCCTGCGGACGGCGATCGGCTGGAGCCATGAGCTGTGCACGCCCGGGGAACGGCTGCTGTGGGCCCGGCTGTCGGTCTTCGCCGGGCAGTTCGACCTGGAGGCGGTCGAATATGTCTGCTCGGGCCCGGAGCTGCCGGCCGGTGAACTCCTCGACGTCCTCGCGGAGTTGGTCACCCAGTCGGTACTGGTGCGCGAGGAGACCGCGAGCGGGGTGCGCTACCGGATGCTGGACACCGTAAGGGCCTACGGTGCGGGCTGGCTGGCGGCGACCCCCGACGGCGACCGGCTGCGGCGCCGGCACCGTGACTGGTATCTGGGGCTGGCCACCTGGTGCGAACTGGACTGGTTCAGCTCCCGGCAGGCGGAGATCGCGGCCCGGATCGAGGCCGAGCTGCCCAATCTGCGGGTGGCGCTGGAACAGAGCCTGGAAAGCCCCACGGAGACGCACCTCGGCCAGTATCTGGCGGGCACCCTGTGGTTCTACTGGGTGGGCTGCGGCCGGCTCTCCGAGGGCCGGCACTGGCTGGACCGGGCCCTGGAACTGGAGAGCAACCACGACGAGGCACGGCTGAAGGCGCTGTGGGTGGCCGGCTATGTCGCGGTGATCCAGGGGGACACCGTCGGCGCGCTGGGGGCCCTGCAGGAGTGCCGCGACGGAGCCGAGCGGACCGGCAACGCCACGGCCGCCGCCTATGCGCTGCACCGCACCGGCTGTCTGGCACTGGTCTCCGACGACCTGCCGCGGGCCGAGAAGCTGCTGCGCGCGGCCCTGCTGCGCTACCGGGAGATCGGCGAGCTCAACAGCAATGTGCTGATGGGGCAGGTCGAGCTGGCGATGGCGTTGGCTTTCCAGGGCGGCCTGGCGGACGCGGTGCGGCTGTGCGAGGAGGTCATGGAGGTCTGCGAGGAGCACGGCGAGCGCTGGACGCTGGCGTACGCCCAGTACGTCCTGGCCTTCGCCGCCTGGACCCGCGGCGACGGCGAGCGGGCCCGTGGGCTGCTGGAGGAGTGCCTGGCCATCGACCACACCTTCCACGATCTGCTGGGTGCGGTGCTGGCGATCGAGCTGCTGGCGCTGGTGACGCTCGGCGAGGGCGATGCGGAGGAGGCGGCGGTGCTGCAGGGGGCGGCCGGGCGGATCTGGCCGTCGGTGGGGCTGCCGCTGTTCGGCTCGCGCCACTTCAACCAGCCGCACGCCCGCTGCGAGGAGCAGGCGCGCGAGCGGCTGGGAGCCGAGCGCTACGAGCACTTCCGGCGCGCGGGTGAGCGGCTCGGCCTGGACGCGGCGGTGGCCCGGATCCTCCGGCCCGCCGGCCGGCTGCCCGCCCAGCGGCCCACGGTGCGGCTCGCGGCACCGGACACGAACGAGCCCGCCGCCTCCCCCTCCGCGAGCGGCGGGGAGACGGCGGGCTGA
- the alaS gene encoding alanine--tRNA ligase, translating to MESAEIRRRWLRFFEERGHTVVPSASLIADDPTLLLVNAGMVPFKPYFLGEVKPPAPRATSVQKCVRTPDIEEVGKTTRHGTFFQMCGNFSFGDYFKEGAIKHAWELLTGSQADGGYGLDPEKLWITVYLDDDEAERIWHEVVGVPKERIQRLGKTENYWSMGVPGPCGPCSEINYDRGPDFGVEGGPAVNDERYVEIWNLVFMQYERGAGTGKEDFEILGELPSKNIDTGLGLERLAMILQDVPNMYETDTLRVVIDKATELSGVHYGDSHDSDVSLRVVADHIRTSTMLIGDGVTPGNEGRGYVLRRIMRRAIRNMRLLGAGGLVIGELMDVVIKTMGQQYPELLEDRRRIETVALAEEAAFVKTLKAGTNILDSAVTDTKSSGGTVLPGDKAFLLHDTWGFPIDLTLEMAAEQGLSVDEDGFRRLMKEQRDRAKADAQAKKSGHADLSAYREVADKSGATEFTGYGATEGESTVVGLLVNGAPAPAAHEGDEVEVVLDRTPFYAEGGGQLADTGRIKLDSGAVVEVRDVQQPVPGVTVHKGVVQVGEVVLGSAAYAAIDVTRRRAIARAHSATHLTHQALRDALGPTAAQAGSENSPGRFRFDFGSPAAVPGTVLTDVEQKINDVLARELDVHAEVMSMDDAKKQGAIAEFGEKYGDRVRVVTIGDFSKELCGGTHVHNTAQLGLVKLLGESSIGSGVRRVEALVGVDAYKFLAREHTVVSQLTELVKGRPEELPEKISGVLAKLKDAEKEIEKFRAEKVLQAAAGLAEGAKDVRGVALAAGQVPDGTSADDLRKLVLDVRGRIQGGRAAVVALFTVANGRPVTVIATNEAARERGIKAGDLVRTAAKTLGGGGGGKPDVAQGGGQNAAAVPEAIEAVERLVAEAA from the coding sequence ATGGAGTCGGCTGAAATCCGCCGCCGCTGGCTGCGCTTCTTCGAAGAGCGTGGGCACACCGTCGTGCCGTCGGCGTCGCTCATCGCGGACGACCCGACGCTGCTGCTCGTCAACGCGGGCATGGTCCCCTTCAAGCCGTACTTCCTCGGCGAGGTCAAGCCGCCCGCTCCGCGCGCCACCAGCGTCCAGAAGTGCGTCCGCACGCCGGACATCGAAGAGGTCGGCAAGACCACCCGGCACGGCACGTTCTTCCAGATGTGCGGCAACTTCTCCTTCGGCGACTACTTCAAGGAAGGCGCCATCAAGCACGCCTGGGAGCTGCTGACCGGCTCGCAGGCCGACGGCGGCTACGGGCTCGACCCGGAGAAGCTCTGGATCACCGTCTACCTCGACGACGACGAGGCCGAGCGCATCTGGCACGAGGTGGTCGGGGTGCCCAAGGAGCGCATCCAGCGCCTGGGCAAGACCGAGAACTACTGGTCCATGGGCGTCCCGGGCCCGTGCGGTCCGTGCTCCGAGATCAACTACGACCGCGGTCCGGACTTCGGCGTCGAGGGCGGCCCGGCCGTCAACGACGAGCGGTACGTGGAGATCTGGAACCTGGTCTTCATGCAGTACGAGCGGGGTGCGGGCACGGGCAAGGAGGACTTCGAGATCCTCGGCGAGCTGCCCAGCAAGAACATCGACACCGGCCTCGGCCTCGAGCGCCTGGCGATGATCCTGCAGGACGTCCCGAACATGTACGAGACGGACACCCTCCGTGTCGTCATCGACAAGGCCACCGAGCTCTCCGGCGTCCACTACGGCGACTCGCACGACTCCGACGTCTCGCTGCGCGTCGTCGCCGACCACATCCGTACGTCCACGATGCTCATCGGCGACGGCGTCACCCCCGGCAACGAGGGCCGCGGCTACGTCCTGCGCCGCATCATGCGCCGCGCCATCCGCAACATGCGCCTGCTCGGTGCCGGCGGGCTGGTCATCGGCGAGCTGATGGACGTGGTCATCAAGACCATGGGCCAGCAGTACCCGGAGCTGCTGGAGGACCGCCGCCGCATCGAGACGGTCGCCCTCGCCGAGGAGGCCGCCTTCGTCAAGACGCTGAAGGCCGGCACCAACATCCTCGACAGCGCCGTCACCGACACCAAGTCCTCCGGCGGCACGGTCCTGCCCGGCGACAAGGCCTTCCTGCTCCACGACACCTGGGGCTTCCCGATCGACCTCACCCTCGAAATGGCCGCCGAACAGGGCCTTTCGGTGGACGAGGACGGCTTCCGCCGCCTGATGAAGGAGCAGCGGGACCGCGCCAAGGCCGACGCCCAGGCCAAGAAGAGCGGCCACGCCGACCTGTCCGCCTACCGCGAGGTCGCCGACAAGTCCGGCGCCACGGAGTTCACCGGCTACGGCGCCACCGAGGGCGAGTCCACCGTCGTGGGTCTGCTGGTCAACGGTGCCCCGGCGCCCGCCGCCCACGAGGGCGACGAGGTCGAGGTCGTCCTGGACCGCACCCCCTTCTACGCCGAGGGCGGCGGCCAGCTCGCCGACACCGGCCGGATCAAGCTGGACTCCGGCGCCGTCGTCGAGGTCCGCGACGTCCAGCAGCCGGTGCCCGGCGTCACGGTCCACAAGGGCGTCGTCCAGGTCGGCGAGGTGGTGCTCGGCTCCGCCGCGTACGCCGCCATCGACGTCACCCGCCGGCGGGCCATCGCCCGCGCCCACAGTGCCACCCACCTCACCCACCAGGCGCTGCGCGACGCCCTCGGCCCGACGGCCGCCCAGGCCGGTTCGGAGAACTCCCCGGGCCGCTTCCGCTTCGACTTCGGCTCGCCGGCCGCCGTGCCCGGCACGGTGCTGACCGACGTCGAGCAGAAGATCAACGATGTGCTCGCCCGTGAGCTCGACGTCCACGCCGAGGTCATGAGCATGGACGACGCCAAGAAGCAGGGCGCCATCGCCGAGTTCGGCGAGAAGTACGGCGACCGCGTCCGCGTGGTCACCATCGGCGACTTCTCCAAGGAGCTGTGCGGCGGCACCCACGTCCACAACACCGCCCAGCTGGGTCTGGTGAAGCTGCTCGGCGAGTCCTCCATCGGCTCCGGCGTACGCCGCGTCGAGGCGCTCGTCGGTGTGGACGCCTACAAGTTCCTGGCCCGTGAGCACACCGTCGTCTCCCAGCTCACCGAGCTGGTCAAGGGACGCCCGGAAGAGCTGCCGGAGAAGATCTCCGGCGTCCTGGCCAAGCTGAAGGACGCCGAGAAGGAGATCGAGAAGTTCCGCGCGGAGAAGGTGCTGCAGGCCGCCGCCGGACTGGCCGAGGGCGCCAAGGACGTCCGCGGTGTGGCTCTGGCCGCCGGCCAGGTCCCGGACGGCACCTCCGCCGACGATCTGCGCAAGCTGGTGCTCGACGTCCGCGGCCGGATCCAGGGCGGCCGCGCCGCGGTCGTGGCGCTGTTCACGGTCGCCAACGGCCGCCCGGTGACGGTCATCGCCACCAACGAGGCCGCCCGCGAGCGCGGCATCAAGGCCGGTGACCTGGTCCGTACCGCCGCCAAGACGCTCGGCGGCGGTGGCGGCGGCAAGCCGGACGTCGCCCAGGGCGGCGGCCAGAACGCCGCCGCGGTGCCCGAGGCCATCGAGGCCGTCGAGCGCCTCGTCGCCGAGGCGGCCTGA
- the rpsD gene encoding 30S ribosomal protein S4, producing the protein MNQSRPKVKKSRALGIALTPKAVKYFEARPYPPGEHGRGRKQSSDYKVRLLEKQRLRAQYDISERQMARAYDRARKVEGKTGEALIIELERRLDALVLRSGIARTIYQARQMVVHGHISVNDRKVDKPSFRVRPGDVVMVRERSREKHPFQVAREGGYDTDGETPRYLEVNLPALAFRLDRDPNRKEIPVICDEQLVVEYYAR; encoded by the coding sequence GTGAACCAGTCGCGTCCCAAGGTCAAGAAGTCCCGCGCGCTCGGCATTGCGCTGACGCCGAAGGCCGTCAAGTACTTCGAGGCCCGTCCCTACCCGCCCGGCGAGCACGGCCGTGGCCGCAAGCAGAGCAGTGACTACAAGGTCCGTCTGCTCGAGAAGCAGCGCCTGCGCGCGCAGTACGACATCAGCGAGCGCCAGATGGCGCGTGCCTACGACCGCGCTCGGAAGGTCGAAGGCAAGACCGGCGAAGCGCTGATCATCGAGCTTGAGCGCCGTCTGGACGCGCTCGTCCTGCGGTCGGGCATCGCCCGCACCATCTACCAGGCCCGCCAGATGGTCGTCCACGGCCACATCTCGGTGAACGACCGCAAGGTCGACAAGCCGTCCTTCCGCGTCCGCCCCGGCGACGTCGTGATGGTCCGCGAGCGCAGCCGCGAGAAGCACCCCTTCCAGGTCGCCCGCGAGGGTGGCTACGACACCGACGGTGAGACCCCGCGCTACCTCGAGGTCAACCTGCCGGCTCTGGCGTTCCGTCTCGACCGGGACCCGAACCGCAAGGAGATCCCGGTGATCTGCGACGAGCAGCTCGTCGTCGAGTACTACGCCCGCTAA